The following are encoded in a window of Alphaproteobacteria bacterium LSUCC0719 genomic DNA:
- a CDS encoding chorismate mutase, with product MTDHLTDLRATINQLDDEILALVRRRMTLASDIIAAKQGQAAYRPGREAAVIERLVAAAPDLPRQLVANIWRQLMTASTALQDSALEVAVHDQAMAVAGWHFGGLVTIRECADLDAVRSRLDAGVGLALVPESCESELAAWLLADSNYHLIASTPPYSSNALPPTWLIGRQPADPVDSEVTLVARQGKNGMAIDRMPGRYEMPVYGVAGEHRVVGVIAAPAGQDRP from the coding sequence ATGACCGACCATCTGACAGATCTGCGAGCCACCATCAACCAGCTTGATGACGAAATTCTGGCGCTGGTGCGTCGACGCATGACGCTTGCCAGCGATATCATTGCAGCAAAGCAGGGCCAGGCCGCCTATCGTCCGGGACGTGAGGCGGCTGTAATCGAGAGGCTTGTCGCCGCAGCGCCGGATCTTCCACGCCAGCTTGTGGCGAATATCTGGCGGCAGTTGATGACGGCAAGCACGGCATTGCAGGACAGCGCGCTTGAAGTGGCTGTGCATGATCAGGCGATGGCGGTGGCAGGTTGGCATTTTGGAGGCCTTGTGACGATACGTGAATGTGCCGATCTCGATGCTGTCAGGTCGCGGCTTGATGCCGGGGTCGGTCTGGCGCTGGTGCCGGAAAGCTGCGAATCGGAACTTGCGGCCTGGCTGCTGGCGGACAGCAACTATCATCTGATTGCCAGCACCCCGCCCTACAGTTCAAATGCCTTGCCGCCAACCTGGCTGATCGGCCGCCAGCCTGCAGATCCCGTTGACAGCGAAGTCACGCTTGTTGCCCGTCAGGGGAAAAATGGTATGGCAATTGACAGGATGCCGGGGCGTTATGAGATGCCGGTTTACGGTGTTGCCGGCGAACATCGGGTTGTCGGCGTGATCGCCGCGCCTGCGGGTCAGGATCGTCCATGA
- a CDS encoding prephenate/arogenate dehydrogenase family protein, whose protein sequence is MTAIYSKLAIIGIGLIGSSLALAARRAGIVDHIVGCDSNPDVAPEVAQLGLVDSFTADPVEAVADADLVVMSVPVGAIGALAARIAPAMKPGAVLTDTGSTKRSVIRDVTPHVGDQIHWIPSHPLAGTEHSGPGAGFPDLFKGRYWLILPGDVAAEEVARFGSFVTAIGAVGEHMDADYHDKVLALTSHLPHLIAYTIVSTAVNLESQLKNDVIRFSASGFRDFTRLAASDPVMWRDVFINNDEAVLDMLQRFSEDLSDLQRAIRWGETDKLESLFHRTREIRRSIIDAGQS, encoded by the coding sequence ATGACAGCAATTTACAGCAAACTGGCCATCATCGGGATTGGTCTGATTGGATCATCTCTGGCACTTGCCGCGCGGCGGGCCGGAATTGTCGATCATATTGTCGGCTGTGACAGCAACCCGGATGTGGCCCCCGAAGTTGCACAGCTCGGGCTTGTCGACAGCTTTACCGCTGATCCGGTAGAGGCCGTTGCTGATGCCGATCTGGTGGTGATGTCAGTGCCTGTCGGGGCCATTGGCGCGCTGGCGGCCCGGATCGCACCGGCGATGAAGCCCGGCGCGGTGCTGACGGACACCGGATCGACCAAACGTTCGGTGATTCGCGATGTCACGCCTCATGTTGGCGATCAAATTCACTGGATACCGTCTCACCCGCTTGCCGGCACCGAACATTCCGGACCGGGGGCCGGATTTCCGGATCTGTTCAAAGGCCGCTACTGGCTGATTCTGCCGGGTGATGTGGCGGCAGAAGAGGTGGCGCGGTTCGGATCATTTGTCACCGCCATCGGCGCGGTTGGCGAGCATATGGATGCCGACTATCACGACAAGGTGCTGGCGCTGACGTCGCATCTGCCGCATCTGATTGCCTATACCATTGTCAGCACGGCGGTAAATCTGGAAAGCCAGCTGAAGAATGATGTGATCAGGTTCTCGGCATCGGGTTTTCGCGATTTCACGCGGCTTGCCGCCTCCGACCCGGTGATGTGGCGGGACGTATTCATCAATAATGACGAAGCGGTGCTGGATATGCTGCAGCGCTTTTCCGAGGATCTGTCAGACCTGCAGCGGGCCATCAGATGGGGCGAGACGGACAAGCTTGAAAGCCTGTTTCATCGCACCCGCGAGATCCGCCGTTCGATCATTGATGCCGGCCAGAGCTGA